The Juglans regia cultivar Chandler chromosome 10, Walnut 2.0, whole genome shotgun sequence genome includes the window GGCGTCGTTGAGCGAGGAGGGCATAGATCTTCCTCGGTGGGTCCAGTCCGTGGTTAGGGAAGAATGGACGGCGGAGGTGTTCGATGCGGAGCTGGTTAGGTACCACAACGTAGAGGAAGAGATGGTCCAGTTGCTGCAAATAGCAATGGCATGCGTTTCAACGGTGCCGGATCATAGACCGGCCATGCAAGAAGTGGTGAGGATGATGGAGGATTTGAACAGGGGCGAGACCGACGATGCCTTACGACAGTCGTCTGATGATCCGTCCAAAGGATCGAGCGCTCATACGCCTCCTTGATGATCCGGCGAAAGGATCGGACGGTCATGTGCCTCCCCCAGAGTGCATGGCCCCCACCttttatgaattaaaaaataggGGACCAAAGCAGCAGCTAAAAAGACAACGAACGTGGTGGGTCTCATTAAAAATTACGAAAAAAGAAGTGCACAGTGATTTGGCGTTTGGGGTAGCTCGACCTCAATATGtgggtttttactttttttttttttaattttttttttaaattttcaattaattttttgggagtttatttttatttttaaaaagaatttaatttgaaTGATTTTTACAGGTTGGGGGGATGCTGAATTGTTAATGAAGGTGGGTTTGGGGGGGGGGAGTTCCATGAACAGATTGGAATTTGACCATTTGATGGAATTAGtttggtttcttttttgtttctcaaaTTGTCAAGTAGTGTCTACATACTCCATATGTAATTGGAGTTTTTGTTGCTGATATGGGAATCGATTGATGAAAACATCTAAAACATCCAACCACTTTGTTCGTCCCCCGCAAGACCAAAAGCCAACCAATTGAAACCACCATGGGCCCAAAGAATAGTTACATGCGAGATATGacccttattttctttttcttagtcCCATATCGAAAATATCTGCATATGACTCGAGAgaagtttatatatttagaataatattaaatacaaattttaaatagaaaaatctcgaagaataattttttaaggtgaaaatttgttttttataaaaatttatacgGAAATTATCTATTTAGAACTTTTAATACCTCGTGTTTATTTTAGGGAGATGCAGAAGTAGAACCGGATCTTTAAACCGGGGTGATCATCGTAATATCATCATATGCATAAGTGGATCAAGCAGTGCCGAGATAGCCACGTGGGATAGGGATTGAAGTAGCCAAGTGGTGGGAAAAGTAAGGGGCGTGATGggctagatttttgaaaataatggtGGAGGGTGGGGACAGGCTGGCCGGCTAATCCTAATATCCAATCTGACAGTGTTTTGACGCAGCAATGCCGGGTGCCGGCCGCCTGATTCACGAGCCTGCCACCTTCGACCCTACCATTGTCTTGCTCCACACCCTGCACTGGGCCTGGTCAGAGTTCGGCTTCATGCATAATATCACTTCAACATAATAccacagtattttttttttttaatgcgtaaaataaaataataaataaaactatgtGAAAGACCAGAAAAAGACGCTGACTTTTTATGAACTTTGTAAATGTTataatcctaaaaataaataaaacactttaatatatatatatatatatatgatgaatattatgcatcagttattattcattctcataatatatatttataatttttttataggatgtgggTAGTGAATAACGACtaataagaataatttatatatatatagaaaaattttagacataaacTTCTCATTCTTGtatattacttaaaaatatataatttttttttatattttttattatgtgaaatttgaaatatgagaataaaaaaataaaatcatatatttttaaacaatgtGAAGAAGTGTTGGCTCAGCTTTCCATTCAATCTAGAGGCAGTACTTTTGTTGACGACATTCTTGCTTTAGCCATTTCATTGTTTTATCTTATCTATTTGATAAAACTCAACGAATTAGTTTAAATGAATATTGGACTTGAATTAAAGCCACCTCAAAAGCACTTCTTCTAGATACAAGATTCTGATCTCTTTGCACGGATACACGTGGTAACAAACActtgttaaatatataaatatatatagattatatctTAATATCAAAGAcaaaaattgattgaaaatgAGCCCTTTTTAGATGGATTCCTAACGTTTTGCAGTTTGCACTCgatgcaaagtttttttttttttgttttttgataggaacataatatttcattaataaaagaaagtttacagatatttttcaaaccaaatggtttgagaaataaaatctgaaaaacaaTCCCACTACATTGAGATATCCTCAACATTCCCAGTAAACTGGGCAAGTTTGTGAGCAACCCGATTGCTTTCTCTATACACATGTTGAAATTTGCACTCAACATATACCCCTTGAAGCTTTCTGATTTCCTGCACTAGTGGATCTAACACAGCAGTTTCAATCTCATTGTTAAGCACTTGTACAGCCATCAAGCAATCTGACTCAACCATCATTCTTTGGATTCCCATGTTAGCACAAAACTGTAAAGCTCGTAGGATTGCTAGTAATTCGATAGGTTCAGCATCTTTCACTTCAAACTCTATCTCGCTAGCTGCCAACAAAACATCACCCTTCCCATCTCTAAGCACAAACCCCACCCCTGCTCTGTTGATCTCACCAAAAACAGCTCCGTCTACACTCAATTTCAACCAATCAATAGGTGGTGGCTTCCATTCATAGTAGGCTCGAACCTTAGGCTTTTGCAATTGTTTCAAGTCTATGAAAGACCTTTGAACAGAAAGAGCATAATCAATAACCTGTTGTACTGCTATACTTTTCTGCTCTTGAATCATTTGGTTCCTTCTCCACCAAAAATCCCATGCAAGAGAAAATAATGAAGAGAGCTTCCCTTCCTGTCCCTTCTCTAAAACCATTACAGTTTAATTCTTGTCCAGATTTTTCATCAAAGGAACATATGGAAACCAGCTAGAATGTATAGATTGACAGTAAAACAACGCATGTGCTGTGTCTTCAATCCCTTGCTTGCAAAAACAACAAGACCCCTCAATATTAACACGCCTTTTGAGCAGATTCTGCTTTGATGGTAGCCCCTCTTTGCAGGCCCTCCATGCAAAAACCTTTATTTTATTCGGGACTTTCATTTTCCACAATGCCTTCCAAAGTAATTGTTGTTCGCTTGCATTCGAACATTCATCTATACCACCTATTAGcttctctttgaaaaaatctGTAGCAGCTTCTTACACTAAACTTGTCATTTCTTTCCTGGGACCAAATTATCTGATTCAATTGCTCAGTAGAACAGATCATTACTTTCAAGATATCAGCAACCAGTCTTGGATTGAATAGAGCTCTAAGCTGTTCCACTTGCCATCCTCTAGTAACAGGATCTATTAATCTTTCCACAGGGGCTTCTCGAAACTCATCCATAATACAAATGTCTTCCTGCATCAATGGTTGGTGACCTGGGATCCAAGGTCCTTCCATTATCTAAAGGAGTGATATTGCCTCCGCAAGAGTT containing:
- the LOC108981835 gene encoding uncharacterized protein LOC108981835, which produces MVLEKGQEGKLSSLFSLAWDFWWRRNQMIQEQKSIAVQQVIDYALSVQRSFIDLKQLQKPKVRAYYEWKPPPIDWLKLSVDGAVFGEINRAGVGFVLRDGKGDVLLAASEIEFEVKDAEPIELLAILRALQFCANMGIQRMMVESDCLMAVQVLNNEIETAVLDPLVQEIRKLQGVYVECKFQHVYRESNRVAHKLAQFTGNVEDISM